One window of the Archangium primigenium genome contains the following:
- a CDS encoding DUF2381 family protein: MHPVSAVLLLLTLRQVPSPPVSPPPPACEEHQTLELARAGTRDICIARGTLTGLLFDAPVTVELEDEARFAEVLRGRSGLGLVPPADLRPGERFRLTVRFEQESPSRPTTLVLVSQSARATRQVDVFRDQRSREALARQLEEERARNQRLQEENRALREQLAPTPPSPRPREETEPGPRGLITRALRGRPARPGEALRAVHGHSYRASGRVGVRLLLVNEGDTPWPLAGAELSGPRGEPLRDVTVVPTGPLKPGEERVVRVEAPLPEDVPLEALRLTLQAEDTRAFTLPEIPLP, encoded by the coding sequence ATGCACCCTGTCTCCGCCGTCCTGCTGCTGCTGACGCTGAGGCAAGTCCCCTCGCCCCCGGTCTCCCCTCCGCCGCCCGCCTGCGAGGAGCATCAGACGCTCGAGCTCGCCCGGGCCGGGACGCGGGACATCTGCATCGCGCGCGGGACACTGACGGGACTGCTCTTCGACGCGCCCGTCACGGTGGAGCTCGAGGACGAGGCGCGCTTCGCCGAGGTCTTGCGCGGCCGGAGTGGCCTGGGCCTGGTGCCCCCCGCTGACCTGCGCCCCGGGGAGCGCTTCCGGTTGACGGTGCGCTTCGAGCAGGAGTCGCCCTCGCGGCCCACGACCCTGGTGCTGGTGTCCCAGTCCGCTCGGGCCACCCGGCAGGTGGATGTGTTCCGGGATCAGCGCTCGCGCGAGGCGCTGGCGCGGCAGTTGGAGGAGGAACGCGCGCGAAACCAGCGGCTCCAGGAAGAGAACCGCGCGCTGCGGGAACAGCTCGCCCCCACGCCCCCGAGCCCGCGGCCTCGCGAGGAGACAGAACCCGGTCCTCGCGGCCTCATCACCCGGGCCCTGCGCGGTCGCCCCGCGCGCCCGGGAGAAGCGCTCCGGGCCGTGCACGGGCACAGCTACCGGGCCTCGGGGCGCGTGGGGGTGCGGCTGCTCCTGGTCAACGAGGGCGACACGCCGTGGCCCCTGGCGGGCGCGGAGTTGTCGGGCCCCCGGGGCGAGCCCTTGCGCGACGTGACCGTCGTGCCCACCGGCCCCTTGAAGCCAGGAGAAGAGCGGGTCGTCCGCGTCGAGGCCCCGCTCCCGGAGGACGTCCCCCTGGAGGCCCTGCGCCTGACACTTCAAGCAGAGGACACGCGCGCCTTCACCCTGCCGGAGATTCCCCTGCCATGA
- a CDS encoding methyltransferase domain-containing protein — MDSLTPEFVGRYYDQTSQLFELMSSANIHYGYWPEDKQELSLVAAQELLTEMMIQRMRLPATAHLLDVGCGLGHPAMRISRETGCRVTGVTVSQVQVDQGNQRAAAAGLGERVRFQYADAMSLPFEDGAFQAAWALESLLHMPARAQVLREMRRVVVPGGRIGISDMIYRTPLTSDEASFIRGAFLMQSAISLPDYRTLLAESGLEVEEVLDISTNTLPTLPHLMKSFEHHNETLRAAMGEAAMSQLREAWVQAAELYRRSLGYVLIIARRG; from the coding sequence ATGGATTCCCTGACCCCCGAGTTCGTGGGCCGTTACTACGATCAGACCAGCCAGCTGTTCGAACTCATGTCGAGCGCGAACATCCACTATGGCTATTGGCCAGAAGACAAACAGGAGCTGTCGCTCGTCGCCGCGCAGGAGCTGCTCACGGAGATGATGATCCAGCGGATGCGGCTGCCCGCCACGGCGCATCTGCTCGACGTGGGGTGTGGGCTGGGCCATCCCGCCATGCGGATCTCCCGGGAGACCGGCTGTCGGGTGACGGGCGTGACCGTCAGCCAGGTCCAGGTCGATCAGGGCAATCAACGCGCCGCCGCGGCGGGGTTGGGGGAGCGGGTGCGCTTCCAGTACGCGGACGCCATGTCGCTGCCCTTCGAGGACGGCGCGTTCCAAGCGGCCTGGGCGCTCGAGTCCTTGTTGCACATGCCCGCGCGCGCGCAGGTGCTTCGGGAGATGCGGCGGGTGGTGGTGCCGGGGGGCCGGATTGGCATCTCGGACATGATCTACCGGACGCCTCTGACGAGCGACGAGGCGTCCTTCATCCGGGGGGCCTTCCTGATGCAGTCGGCCATCTCGCTGCCCGACTACCGCACGCTGCTCGCCGAGAGTGGCCTGGAGGTGGAGGAGGTGTTGGACATCAGCACCAACACCCTGCCGACGCTGCCCCACCTCATGAAGAGCTTCGAGCACCACAATGAGACGCTGCGCGCGGCGATGGGCGAGGCCGCGATGAGCCAGCTGCGCGAGGCCTGGGTCCAGGCGGCGGAACTCTACCGGCGCAGCCTGGGCTACGTGCTCATCATCGCCCGGCGCGGGTGA
- the rho gene encoding transcription termination factor Rho gives MSETDNRDPRELPSPAAARPEAPDLDDGDDEGDDGPDEGEGSAGPGQAAGAPAGPGGRRRRRRRRRRGAQVHFTPEGQAYRMVAGPDGQQQQVFLTPQELQQYQQRLAQQQQQQPQPQPQPAPGGPPAPAAPPHAHAPHHGGGTPRAQHVAPQPSLTPVEGVLDTEAKGPNAYLRQIKRNLLPSPDDAEIPKNLVQKLRLRSGQYLHAFAQMKGQKGLIQRVEQVDGRPLDQVGRLPHFADLTSVDPVDRIKLENGHRELVTRVFDLISPIGKGQRALIVAPPKTGKTIMLQRIAQAVVTNHPEIHLMVLLIDERPEEVTDMRRSIKAEVLASSSDRPTGDHLKIAELALERARRLVESGKDVMILLDSITRLARAYNKEQDNSGRTLSGGVDSRALERPKRIFGAARATEEAGSLTIIGTALIDTGSRMDEVIFEEFKGTGNSEVTLDRFLSEKRIFPAINIGQSGTRKEEKLFTHREYEKVKKMRQMLFSVKPVEAMEALIKRLSRYTYNDEFLEEL, from the coding sequence ATGAGCGAAACCGACAACCGCGATCCCCGAGAGCTTCCCTCCCCCGCGGCCGCCCGTCCCGAGGCGCCCGACCTGGACGACGGCGATGACGAGGGCGACGACGGCCCCGACGAGGGCGAGGGCTCGGCCGGACCGGGACAGGCCGCGGGCGCGCCCGCGGGCCCGGGAGGCCGCCGCCGCCGCCGCCGCCGCCGCCGCCGGGGCGCCCAGGTGCACTTCACCCCGGAAGGTCAGGCCTACCGGATGGTCGCCGGACCGGACGGGCAGCAGCAACAGGTGTTCCTCACGCCCCAGGAATTGCAGCAGTACCAGCAGCGTCTGGCGCAGCAGCAACAGCAACAGCCGCAGCCGCAGCCGCAGCCCGCCCCCGGTGGCCCGCCCGCGCCGGCCGCCCCGCCGCACGCCCACGCGCCGCACCATGGCGGGGGCACCCCGCGCGCCCAGCACGTGGCCCCGCAGCCGTCGCTCACCCCCGTGGAGGGCGTGCTCGACACCGAGGCCAAGGGCCCCAATGCCTACCTGCGGCAGATCAAACGCAACCTGCTGCCCTCGCCGGATGACGCGGAGATTCCGAAGAACCTGGTGCAGAAGCTGCGCCTGCGCTCGGGCCAGTACCTCCATGCGTTCGCGCAGATGAAGGGCCAGAAGGGCCTCATCCAGCGCGTGGAGCAGGTGGACGGTCGCCCGTTGGATCAGGTCGGCCGCCTGCCCCACTTCGCGGACCTCACGTCCGTGGATCCCGTGGACCGCATCAAGCTGGAGAACGGCCACCGGGAGCTGGTGACGCGGGTGTTCGATCTCATCTCGCCCATTGGCAAGGGCCAGCGCGCGCTCATCGTGGCCCCGCCCAAGACGGGCAAGACCATCATGCTCCAGCGCATCGCCCAGGCGGTGGTGACCAACCACCCGGAGATCCACCTCATGGTGCTGCTCATCGACGAGCGCCCCGAGGAGGTCACCGACATGCGCCGCAGCATCAAGGCCGAGGTGCTCGCGTCCAGCTCGGACCGGCCCACGGGCGACCACCTGAAGATCGCCGAGCTGGCGCTGGAGCGGGCGCGGCGGCTGGTGGAGAGCGGCAAGGACGTGATGATCCTCCTGGACTCCATCACCCGTCTGGCGCGCGCCTATAACAAGGAGCAGGACAACTCGGGCCGCACGCTGTCGGGCGGCGTGGACAGCCGCGCGCTCGAGCGCCCCAAGCGCATCTTCGGCGCCGCGCGCGCCACCGAGGAGGCCGGCAGCCTCACCATCATCGGCACGGCGCTCATCGACACCGGCAGCCGCATGGACGAGGTCATCTTCGAGGAGTTCAAGGGCACGGGTAACTCCGAGGTCACCCTGGACCGCTTCCTCTCGGAGAAGCGCATCTTCCCGGCCATCAACATCGGCCAGTCCGGCACGCGCAAGGAAGAGAAGCTCTTCACCCACCGGGAGTACGAGAAGGTGAAGAAGATGCGGCAGATGCTCTTCTCCGTGAAGCCGGTGGAGGCCATGGAGGCGCTCATCAAGCGGCTGAGCCGCTACACGTACAACGACGAGTTCCTCGAGGAGCTGTGA
- a CDS encoding glutaredoxin domain-containing protein, with protein MSTPRPLHAEDKRSPAAAEAMARFHPEVVRAVSTAVERDAVVVVGMAQNPFVKKVRALLTEANIPFTYLEYGSYFGQWKERLAVKMWSGWPTFPQVFVKGALIGGHDDTRKALEDGSLRARLGQ; from the coding sequence ATGTCGACCCCCCGCCCGCTGCACGCCGAAGACAAACGCTCCCCCGCCGCCGCCGAGGCCATGGCCCGCTTCCACCCGGAGGTCGTCCGCGCGGTGAGCACCGCCGTGGAACGCGATGCCGTGGTCGTGGTGGGCATGGCCCAGAATCCCTTCGTCAAGAAGGTCCGCGCCCTGCTCACCGAGGCGAACATCCCCTTCACCTACCTGGAGTACGGCAGCTACTTCGGCCAGTGGAAGGAGCGGCTCGCCGTGAAGATGTGGAGCGGCTGGCCCACCTTCCCCCAGGTCTTCGTGAAGGGCGCCCTCATCGGCGGCCATGACGACACGCGCAAGGCGCTGGAGGATGGATCCCTGCGCGCCCGTCTGGGTCAATAG
- a CDS encoding serine/threonine protein kinase, translating to MHDGRAGQRGAAPAAGVGLTPGSQVAGFTLIEPLSRGSSGQVFLAERGGQRFALKVVPLGSWGEREVDALRRVRDASVVRLLGYAQWPEAEPRFLVLEMEWVRGPPLDVWAREAPPTAAQWVERVLLPLTRALGQVHAAGVVHRDVKEANIVVRQEDGRPVLVDFGSAAYEGSPRLTQRLPPGTPEYRSPEMLRFAREWEGEPYVSRPSDDWWALGVTLYTLLTRVLPFGDRHGPLVRDILQRAPEPPHARNPRVPPALGQVCLRMLEKEPPARYADAAALTQALERALREADASWHVPLFEAERPPEAPTGAAPRAPRRGRRRGALAAGLAVAVAVAGLWVGARGGTSPSGSGPSTPRATSPHPLPAQQDGFWREVAPATKTAEVGPGAKPLESPSPAPVAPATPRENPPMRKPPPGRSSLPATLVAAAACVGAACASTPRPPPAEECPAGSEATRRRFRLGLEQGYYVGSLKSLGEFYKFESEFTTVRNGQDSTLLVLATWGDIPNHATLSGRVYFEQGLVQARYTRLILPSGEAFPICAMFREPEAPQADATPDKASIYTTVEIWFVPRFR from the coding sequence ATGCACGACGGACGCGCGGGTCAGCGGGGGGCGGCGCCAGCAGCGGGCGTCGGCCTCACCCCTGGCAGTCAGGTGGCGGGCTTCACCCTGATCGAGCCCCTGTCCCGGGGCAGCTCGGGCCAGGTGTTCCTCGCCGAGCGCGGGGGCCAGCGCTTCGCGCTCAAGGTCGTGCCCCTGGGCTCCTGGGGCGAGCGCGAGGTGGATGCGCTGCGCCGCGTGCGGGACGCCTCCGTGGTGCGGCTGCTCGGCTACGCCCAGTGGCCCGAGGCCGAGCCGCGCTTCCTCGTGCTGGAGATGGAGTGGGTGCGGGGCCCGCCGCTGGATGTCTGGGCGCGCGAGGCACCGCCCACGGCCGCCCAGTGGGTGGAGCGGGTGCTCCTGCCCCTGACGCGGGCGCTGGGTCAGGTGCACGCGGCCGGGGTGGTGCACCGGGACGTGAAGGAAGCCAACATCGTCGTGCGCCAGGAGGACGGGCGGCCGGTGCTGGTGGACTTCGGCTCGGCGGCCTACGAGGGCTCGCCCCGGCTCACGCAGCGGCTGCCCCCCGGCACCCCCGAGTACCGCAGTCCCGAGATGCTGCGCTTCGCCCGGGAGTGGGAGGGCGAGCCCTATGTCTCCCGGCCCTCGGATGACTGGTGGGCCCTGGGCGTCACGCTCTACACGCTGCTCACGCGCGTGCTGCCCTTCGGCGACCGGCATGGGCCGCTGGTGCGCGACATCCTCCAGCGCGCACCCGAGCCCCCGCACGCGCGCAATCCCCGGGTCCCCCCGGCGCTCGGCCAGGTGTGTCTGCGCATGCTGGAGAAGGAGCCCCCGGCCCGCTACGCCGATGCCGCCGCCCTCACCCAGGCCCTGGAGCGGGCCCTGCGCGAGGCGGACGCCTCCTGGCACGTGCCGCTCTTCGAGGCGGAGCGCCCCCCCGAGGCCCCGACCGGGGCCGCGCCCAGGGCCCCCCGGCGTGGGCGTCGCCGGGGGGCGCTGGCCGCGGGCCTGGCCGTGGCCGTGGCCGTGGCCGGGCTGTGGGTGGGCGCGCGAGGGGGCACCTCTCCGAGCGGGTCAGGGCCCTCGACCCCACGTGCCACGTCACCCCACCCCCTCCCCGCCCAGCAGGATGGGTTTTGGCGGGAAGTGGCGCCCGCCACGAAGACGGCGGAAGTTGGGCCGGGCGCGAAACCCCTGGAGTCGCCCTCCCCCGCGCCCGTCGCCCCTGCGACGCCTCGCGAGAACCCTCCCATGCGCAAGCCTCCCCCTGGCCGTTCCTCCCTTCCCGCCACCCTGGTCGCCGCCGCCGCCTGCGTGGGCGCCGCCTGCGCGAGCACGCCACGGCCCCCGCCCGCGGAGGAGTGCCCCGCGGGAAGCGAGGCGACGCGCAGGCGCTTCCGGCTGGGGCTCGAGCAGGGCTACTACGTGGGCTCCCTGAAATCCCTGGGCGAGTTCTACAAGTTCGAGAGCGAATTCACGACCGTGCGGAATGGACAGGACTCCACGCTGCTCGTGCTCGCGACGTGGGGGGACATCCCCAATCACGCCACGCTGAGCGGCCGCGTCTACTTCGAGCAGGGTCTGGTCCAGGCCCGCTACACGCGGCTCATCCTGCCCTCGGGGGAGGCCTTCCCCATCTGCGCCATGTTCCGCGAGCCCGAGGCCCCCCAGGCCGACGCCACCCCCGACAAGGCCAGCATTTACACCACCGTCGAAATATGGTTCGTGCCTCGGTTCCGCTGA
- a CDS encoding NAD(P)-dependent alcohol dehydrogenase, with the protein MPLAQAYAAQSATSPLSPFTVERREPGPHDVLIDIHYCGVCHSDVHQSRAEWGPLGGAVFPMVPGHEITGLVARVGEKVSRFKRGDRVGVGSFVDSCRQCAPCRQGEEQYCDRGMVVTGITPTYGGYSTSITVDENYVLRIPDALPLERAAPLMCAGIAAYSPLRHYDVKPGSTLAVVGLGGLGHMVVKFASAMGVEVTVLSNSPAKRDHAHTLGARHFALTSEADTFQKLAGRFDFVFDTVTAPHDHNLYLHLLKLDGTLVLLGAPTPSTPLMAFPLIMRRRKIGGSLDGGIRETQEMLDFCASQGVMADTELIPIQKINEAFERLLKGDVYYRFVADLRALREA; encoded by the coding sequence ATGCCCCTGGCCCAAGCCTATGCAGCACAGAGCGCCACGTCGCCCCTCTCTCCCTTCACGGTGGAACGCCGCGAGCCGGGACCGCATGACGTGCTCATCGACATCCACTACTGCGGCGTCTGCCATTCGGACGTCCACCAGAGCCGCGCCGAGTGGGGCCCCCTGGGTGGGGCCGTGTTCCCCATGGTCCCCGGCCATGAGATCACCGGGCTCGTGGCGCGGGTGGGAGAGAAGGTCTCGCGCTTCAAGCGCGGCGACCGGGTCGGCGTGGGCAGCTTCGTGGACTCCTGCCGCCAGTGCGCGCCCTGCCGCCAGGGGGAGGAGCAGTACTGCGACCGCGGCATGGTCGTCACGGGCATCACCCCCACCTACGGCGGCTACTCCACGAGCATCACCGTGGACGAGAACTACGTGTTGCGCATCCCCGACGCGCTCCCGCTGGAGCGCGCCGCGCCGTTGATGTGCGCGGGCATCGCCGCCTACTCCCCGCTGCGCCACTATGACGTCAAGCCCGGCAGCACGCTGGCCGTCGTCGGCCTGGGGGGCCTCGGCCACATGGTGGTGAAGTTCGCCTCGGCCATGGGGGTGGAGGTCACCGTGCTCAGCAACTCCCCCGCCAAGCGCGACCATGCGCACACCCTGGGCGCCCGGCACTTCGCCCTGACGTCCGAGGCGGACACCTTCCAGAAGCTCGCCGGACGCTTCGACTTCGTCTTCGACACCGTCACCGCCCCCCACGACCACAACCTCTATCTGCACCTGCTGAAGCTGGATGGCACCCTGGTCCTGCTGGGCGCCCCCACGCCGTCCACGCCCCTGATGGCGTTTCCGCTCATCATGCGCAGACGGAAGATCGGGGGCTCGCTGGATGGCGGCATCCGCGAGACGCAGGAGATGCTCGACTTCTGCGCCAGCCAGGGCGTCATGGCCGACACCGAGCTCATCCCCATCCAGAAGATCAACGAGGCCTTCGAGCGACTGCTCAAGGGCGACGTCTACTACCGCTTCGTGGCCGACCTGCGCGCGCTGCGCGAGGCGTGA